A section of the Neisseria dumasiana genome encodes:
- a CDS encoding phage virion morphogenesis protein, protein MKLTVDTNLPELQAHLNTLYIRLNGDLKQPLDAVAALLENSTRKRFETKTAPDDSKWADLSLWTLYAKTGKNGKTRGSILVDRGDLLRSITSHATESMAEVGTDRVYAAYLQTGTAKMPARPIFGLSEQDRSDIRESLGEWLQTIWSK, encoded by the coding sequence ATGAAATTAACCGTTGATACCAATCTGCCCGAGCTGCAAGCGCATTTAAATACGCTGTATATCCGTTTAAACGGAGATTTAAAACAGCCCTTGGATGCCGTAGCTGCGCTGCTGGAAAACAGCACCCGCAAGCGTTTTGAAACCAAAACCGCACCCGACGACAGCAAGTGGGCGGATTTATCGCTGTGGACGCTGTATGCCAAAACCGGCAAAAACGGCAAAACGCGCGGCTCGATTTTGGTTGACCGCGGCGACTTGTTGAGGAGCATCACCAGTCACGCCACCGAAAGTATGGCTGAAGTCGGCACCGACCGGGTATATGCCGCCTATCTGCAAACCGGAACCGCCAAAATGCCCGCCCGCCCAATCTTTGGTTTGAGCGAGCAAGACCGCAGCGACATCCGCGAATCGTTGGGTGAGTGGCTGCAAACCATTTGGAGCAAGTAG
- a CDS encoding major capsid protein gives MPLSSESKYGVKALTTAINKVPATPTQIRDLGIFEPQYLHTTYINVEYQEGRLSLVQSKERGESGQAIPPKDRVIKTFRIPHLPEDDVVRADDVQNLRAFGTDKAETVENVVNDKMADGKLNLEFTREHLMLGALQGKILDADGTMLYDLYKEFGLTRETVDWKLDTKTTEVGELMDKTIAGLRAKQKGAMVTGWVALCGLDFLAALKYHDKIKPLYERYRDGAVYREGSLNPIEFEHNGIKFIQYTGDFGAKGAKIAADQAILLPVGRKLYTEAFAPADMNATVNTRALPYYASREKLDHDKGWSLHMQSNPLPIALRPELLVTLSV, from the coding sequence ATGCCTTTATCAAGTGAAAGCAAGTACGGCGTTAAGGCTTTGACCACCGCCATCAACAAAGTGCCGGCCACGCCTACCCAAATCCGCGACTTGGGCATTTTCGAGCCGCAATACCTCCACACCACTTATATCAACGTGGAGTATCAAGAGGGTCGTCTGAGTTTGGTACAAAGCAAAGAGCGCGGCGAATCCGGTCAAGCTATACCGCCTAAAGACCGAGTGATTAAAACGTTCCGGATCCCACATTTGCCTGAAGACGACGTCGTCCGTGCTGACGATGTGCAAAACCTACGCGCATTCGGCACCGACAAAGCCGAAACCGTGGAAAACGTGGTTAACGACAAGATGGCTGACGGCAAGCTCAATCTTGAATTCACCCGCGAGCACCTGATGCTGGGTGCGTTGCAGGGCAAGATTTTGGATGCCGACGGTACCATGCTGTACGACTTATATAAAGAGTTCGGCCTAACCCGCGAAACCGTGGATTGGAAACTCGACACCAAAACCACCGAAGTGGGCGAGTTAATGGATAAAACCATTGCCGGCCTGCGCGCCAAACAGAAAGGCGCGATGGTAACGGGCTGGGTAGCCTTGTGCGGTTTGGACTTTTTAGCCGCACTTAAATACCACGACAAAATCAAGCCACTCTACGAGCGTTACCGCGATGGCGCAGTCTATCGTGAAGGCTCGTTGAACCCGATTGAGTTTGAACACAACGGCATCAAGTTTATCCAATATACCGGCGACTTCGGCGCAAAAGGTGCAAAAATCGCTGCCGACCAAGCGATTTTGCTGCCGGTGGGCCGCAAGCTGTACACCGAGGCATTTGCGCCCGCCGACATGAATGCGACCGTCAACACCCGCGCGCTGCCGTATTACGCCAGCCGCGAGAAGCTCGACCACGACAAAGGCTGGAGCCTGCACATGCAGTCCAACCCGCTGCCGATTGCCTTGCGCCCCGAGCTGCTGGTAACGCTTTCCGTTTAA
- a CDS encoding oxaloacetate decarboxylase alpha chain has product MSDAKMKATSETLGRVMGDFLKWEATPLTREAVTASKGTKIGTFVDYPLRTGKKLLALTDEQDGKVLVQPHNCIIDLSLVAATAVNAAASTGGNLDGLKKDGDPYGIVYQGTPAA; this is encoded by the coding sequence ATGTCTGACGCAAAAATGAAAGCCACCAGCGAAACTTTAGGCCGCGTAATGGGCGATTTCCTGAAATGGGAAGCCACGCCGCTTACCCGCGAGGCGGTAACCGCTTCCAAAGGCACTAAAATCGGCACGTTTGTCGATTATCCGCTGCGTACCGGTAAAAAGCTGTTGGCGTTGACCGACGAGCAAGACGGCAAGGTGCTGGTGCAGCCGCACAACTGCATTATCGATTTGTCGCTGGTTGCTGCCACGGCAGTTAACGCGGCGGCATCGACGGGCGGCAATCTCGACGGCCTGAAAAAAGACGGCGACCCCTACGGCATCGTCTATCAGGGTACGCCTGCCGCTTAA
- a CDS encoding DUF1804 family protein has translation MAHPQETRAEVRRLYTVEQKSLPEAAQEAGVPLATARQWKARDKAAGEDWDKLKTAYIMAGGKMEDVNRAIMASFLVRYQEAMEDADKWDALDPLEKVDALTRLSDSYTKTVAANRKMLPEISELAVAMETIKGFGDFIRENRPAVAMDFIELIELFAPELQRRFSK, from the coding sequence ATGGCGCACCCGCAGGAGACACGCGCCGAAGTGCGACGCCTGTACACGGTTGAGCAGAAAAGCTTGCCCGAAGCCGCGCAAGAAGCAGGCGTACCGTTGGCTACTGCACGCCAATGGAAAGCCCGTGATAAGGCTGCCGGCGAAGATTGGGATAAGCTCAAAACCGCCTACATTATGGCGGGCGGCAAAATGGAAGATGTCAACCGCGCCATCATGGCGAGTTTCTTGGTCCGCTACCAAGAAGCAATGGAGGATGCGGATAAATGGGATGCGCTCGACCCGTTGGAAAAAGTAGATGCGCTTACCCGCTTAAGCGACAGCTACACCAAAACCGTAGCAGCCAACCGCAAAATGCTGCCGGAAATCAGCGAGCTGGCCGTGGCAATGGAAACCATTAAAGGTTTTGGCGACTTTATCCGCGAAAACCGCCCTGCGGTGGCGATGGATTTTATCGAATTAATCGAACTGTTTGCGCCTGAATTGCAGCGGCGCTTCAGTAAGTGA
- a CDS encoding DUF1320 domain-containing protein: MLITREDMILRFSEREIAALTDHEYGKTVNVEVLERAIADAEAEAGSYLAAAGYKSLEGVETPRVLVLKVCDIARYYLHADGDIEIVEKRYKAAIEWLKSLVKEPRLLGLDASRPAGKASDGLYAVMPNMVEQWHEINR; the protein is encoded by the coding sequence ATGCTGATTACCCGTGAAGATATGATTTTGCGGTTTTCCGAAAGGGAGATCGCCGCACTTACCGACCATGAATACGGCAAGACCGTAAACGTCGAAGTATTGGAACGGGCAATCGCAGACGCGGAAGCCGAGGCGGGCAGTTATCTGGCCGCCGCCGGTTATAAAAGCCTCGAAGGTGTGGAAACGCCCCGCGTGTTGGTGTTGAAGGTGTGTGACATTGCCCGCTACTACCTGCATGCAGACGGCGATATTGAAATCGTTGAAAAACGCTATAAGGCGGCTATTGAATGGCTCAAATCCTTGGTTAAGGAGCCGCGTCTGTTGGGTTTGGATGCAAGCCGGCCTGCGGGCAAGGCTTCGGACGGCCTGTATGCCGTGATGCCGAACATGGTGGAGCAATGGCATGAAATTAACCGTTGA
- a CDS encoding phage tail terminator protein, with product MAKLPMYQNMLACYPAILERMKQVPGVSDVLEAADLEAVTSDRKIKPQDGVVYVVFDGFTPDTTAGNKGLLRERLSFSFILAKRQYNPNRLQYGEDGVGETITAIKSAFQGFDPCGDNGQKLTLEPFAARAALPIAYHEGFAFFPMRFETAVAIELRKD from the coding sequence ATGGCAAAACTGCCGATGTATCAAAACATGCTCGCCTGCTACCCCGCCATCTTGGAGCGAATGAAGCAAGTGCCGGGCGTGAGCGATGTTTTAGAGGCTGCGGATTTAGAGGCGGTAACGTCAGACCGCAAAATCAAGCCGCAAGACGGTGTGGTTTATGTGGTGTTCGACGGCTTCACACCCGATACGACAGCCGGAAACAAAGGTTTGTTGCGCGAGCGTTTGAGCTTCAGCTTCATTTTGGCCAAACGCCAATACAACCCGAACCGCCTGCAATACGGCGAGGACGGCGTAGGCGAAACCATTACCGCCATCAAGTCGGCATTTCAGGGTTTCGACCCCTGCGGCGACAACGGCCAAAAGCTCACGCTGGAGCCGTTTGCCGCCCGCGCCGCCCTGCCCATTGCCTACCACGAAGGCTTTGCATTTTTCCCGATGCGGTTTGAAACCGCAGTAGCCATTGAATTGAGAAAGGACTGA
- a CDS encoding phage portal protein family protein — protein sequence MFGLTKSKTKTRIDALVTDTAYALDSFMSSAESSDELLDRLGLSRDQVYAAVISDDEVESCKEDLRTAMMASGWRLYGDGTDDTQLDRIYRVVRKNLAAFIELVLTARLNGYAVGRYIYRREEDGLIVLDYIADRRDELDKYTPKRGGVLVYKGDNGEEVLDTQVMNLLLVNRATAKNPAGEMAVARLFPAVSVRKNGFLYAHQFIKRYAQPYMVGKVSGDAQGFIGKLFSFVSGGAITVDNEDSVEMLTNSANGEGFEKLERMANARIQKALLGRVKISDLANGSRAAQETEENTRQDRIEAYLSLLSLAIQHAVDAMVAVNAVWGVEIKQKGGLWFEFIEEAKIDKARAERDKIYADSGMVRFTEDYFTQVLGFEKEHFEMVEQQPQAGKAALAVKLSDGLNGGEPPLLKADQALMQPKMRAVLNALQASESYADFEAALNKMDLSEGDMAIIDKLVGDSVRGFSDGLLK from the coding sequence ATGTTTGGATTAACCAAAAGTAAAACCAAAACACGCATTGATGCGCTGGTTACGGATACCGCTTACGCGCTGGATAGCTTTATGAGTAGCGCGGAAAGTTCGGACGAGCTGCTCGACCGATTGGGATTGAGCCGCGATCAGGTTTATGCCGCAGTTATTTCGGATGATGAGGTCGAGAGCTGCAAAGAGGATTTGCGCACAGCGATGATGGCGAGCGGATGGCGGCTGTATGGCGACGGCACCGACGATACTCAGCTCGACCGCATTTATCGGGTGGTGCGCAAAAACTTAGCGGCCTTTATCGAACTGGTATTGACTGCCCGTTTAAACGGTTATGCGGTCGGTCGCTATATTTACCGACGTGAAGAAGACGGCCTGATTGTGCTCGACTACATTGCCGACCGCCGCGACGAACTGGATAAATATACCCCGAAACGCGGCGGCGTGTTGGTATATAAGGGAGATAACGGCGAAGAAGTGCTGGATACACAAGTAATGAATCTGCTGCTGGTCAACCGTGCTACGGCGAAAAATCCCGCGGGCGAAATGGCCGTCGCGCGTCTTTTTCCCGCCGTTTCGGTGCGTAAAAACGGATTTTTGTATGCCCACCAATTTATCAAGCGCTATGCCCAGCCCTATATGGTGGGTAAGGTTTCGGGCGATGCCCAAGGCTTTATCGGCAAGCTGTTTTCGTTTGTGTCGGGCGGGGCGATTACCGTTGATAATGAGGACAGTGTGGAGATGCTCACCAATTCGGCCAACGGCGAAGGCTTTGAAAAACTGGAGCGGATGGCAAACGCGCGTATCCAAAAAGCCCTGCTCGGCAGGGTAAAAATATCCGACCTTGCCAACGGCAGCCGCGCGGCACAAGAAACCGAAGAAAATACCCGACAAGACCGTATTGAAGCTTATTTAAGCCTGTTATCCCTAGCTATCCAGCACGCTGTTGATGCGATGGTGGCGGTTAATGCCGTTTGGGGCGTAGAAATCAAGCAAAAAGGCGGCCTGTGGTTTGAATTTATCGAAGAGGCCAAAATTGATAAGGCGCGGGCGGAGCGAGACAAAATTTATGCCGATTCGGGCATGGTGCGCTTTACCGAAGACTATTTCACGCAGGTTTTGGGCTTTGAAAAAGAACACTTTGAAATGGTTGAGCAGCAACCGCAGGCAGGAAAGGCAGCCCTTGCCGTTAAACTTTCAGACGGCCTGAATGGCGGCGAGCCGCCGCTTTTGAAAGCCGACCAAGCCTTGATGCAGCCGAAAATGCGGGCGGTGTTAAACGCATTGCAGGCATCGGAAAGCTATGCCGATTTTGAGGCGGCCTTGAACAAGATGGATTTAAGCGAGGGCGATATGGCGATTATCGACAAGCTGGTCGGCGATAGTGTGCGCGGGTTTTCAGACGGACTTTTGAAATAA
- the terL gene encoding phage terminase large subunit, with protein sequence MRELAEYAGQLRSLIEAEVEGFSTKPADILRRRQAVLDPISGYEYFVNNYFPHYISSGSKSELHEYLFGLLPKVAADKESRSEAIAAPRGEAKSTLVTQLYTLWRIVTGQTHYAVIVMDSIDQAYPMLETIKAELEFNPRIAADFPEAVGAGRVWQAGTIVTANSVKVQVAGSGKKLRGMRHGPYRPDLCILDDIENDEQVQNPEQRKKLQSWLEKTIEPLGGVGKKYDIIYIGTILHHDSVLSRTLQNKFWRSRLFKAVKRWPDNMDLWEEWETIWRNYGEEAAMRFYADNKADMEAGAVTSWAARGILELMKKRAKIGPHSFACEYQNDPASGEDSPFADYLDGCYFSHLPPDVVMYGAVDPSLGKSSRSRDPSAILVGGYQKSTGILFVEVAKIKRRVPDLIIEDTIKLQKEYRCQVWAVETVQFQEFFKDELVKRSARAGCPVPARGIKPASDKLLRIESLQPHIANGLIKFRQEQRELIEQLRHFPNSDHDDGPDALHMLWMLAVSGNKADKAVPVHIPEPTFF encoded by the coding sequence ATGCGCGAGCTGGCGGAGTATGCCGGCCAGTTGCGCAGCCTGATTGAGGCGGAAGTTGAGGGATTTTCAACCAAGCCAGCCGATATTCTGCGCCGCCGCCAAGCGGTGTTAGACCCCATTTCAGGTTACGAATACTTTGTAAACAACTACTTCCCGCACTATATCAGCAGCGGCAGTAAATCAGAGCTGCACGAATATCTGTTTGGGCTGTTGCCGAAAGTGGCAGCGGACAAGGAAAGCCGATCAGAGGCGATTGCTGCTCCGCGCGGTGAGGCTAAATCGACGTTGGTTACCCAGCTTTATACGCTTTGGCGGATTGTAACCGGGCAAACGCACTATGCCGTTATTGTGATGGACAGTATCGACCAAGCATACCCAATGCTTGAGACCATCAAGGCGGAGCTCGAATTTAACCCGCGCATTGCCGCCGACTTCCCCGAAGCTGTGGGAGCCGGGCGTGTTTGGCAGGCCGGCACGATTGTAACGGCCAACAGCGTTAAGGTTCAGGTCGCGGGTAGCGGGAAAAAGTTGCGCGGTATGCGCCACGGCCCGTACCGACCCGATTTGTGCATACTCGACGATATCGAGAATGACGAGCAGGTACAAAACCCCGAGCAGCGGAAAAAGCTGCAATCGTGGCTGGAAAAAACCATCGAGCCTTTAGGCGGCGTAGGTAAAAAGTACGACATTATCTATATCGGAACCATCCTGCATCATGACAGTGTGCTTTCACGCACGTTGCAAAACAAGTTTTGGCGCAGCCGCTTGTTTAAAGCCGTGAAACGCTGGCCGGACAATATGGACTTGTGGGAAGAGTGGGAGACTATTTGGCGCAATTACGGCGAAGAGGCTGCCATGCGGTTTTATGCCGACAACAAGGCAGACATGGAAGCCGGCGCGGTTACTTCGTGGGCGGCGCGCGGTATTTTGGAGCTGATGAAAAAGCGCGCCAAAATCGGCCCGCATTCTTTTGCTTGCGAATATCAAAATGACCCCGCCAGCGGCGAAGATTCGCCTTTTGCCGATTATTTAGATGGCTGTTACTTCTCCCATCTGCCGCCCGATGTGGTGATGTATGGCGCGGTTGACCCGTCGTTGGGTAAGAGCAGCCGCAGCCGTGACCCGTCTGCCATTTTGGTGGGTGGCTATCAAAAAAGCACAGGCATTCTGTTTGTAGAAGTGGCGAAAATCAAAAGGCGCGTGCCTGATTTGATTATCGAAGACACGATTAAGCTGCAAAAAGAATACCGCTGCCAAGTGTGGGCGGTAGAAACGGTGCAGTTTCAGGAGTTCTTCAAAGACGAATTGGTAAAACGTTCTGCCCGCGCCGGCTGCCCTGTGCCTGCCCGCGGCATTAAGCCGGCCAGCGATAAGCTGCTGCGCATTGAGAGCCTGCAACCGCATATTGCCAACGGCTTAATCAAGTTTAGGCAGGAGCAGCGCGAATTAATCGAGCAGCTGCGCCATTTCCCTAATTCAGATCATGACGACGGCCCCGATGCCCTGCACATGCTGTGGATGCTCGCCGTGAGCGGTAATAAGGCGGATAAGGCCGTGCCGGTGCATATTCCTGAACCTACGTTCTTTTGA
- a CDS encoding phage minor head protein, translating to MDINFNSLIDRAALGYLKSKKLLPGFSHFDVWLYEHAVAFTVAKMMDKDMLADVQTALTDAMQNGTTFADFKKRLKPYLMARGWWGESVMLDPVDGVPKMVQLGSTRRLRTIFHTNLQTSYAAGQWARIQNRKAALPYLKYIPSAATHKRDAHKPYYNLILPVEHELWNTIFPPNGYGCLCGVRQLTKTQALRERGEDIAKDPDGFTDAQKEAHRQGRLEDSPKIQTIEFTNPRTGQTVRIPADITPSFAHNHGDRVGALQQLFGERHGQDALDKMIAEREAYLDAKLRPVGVSVTSFAGLKADKAEVARLLEDKAQKKQMHHEAEAADLWQQVYGVKLERYGLPNKNPPDFLVVSEGAPETWPTLDFMFTADLSNEFKINGFNTHLTRMWPDVEDNIQRHLKKADIVPLDLRPLNALNRAKVIAYVVSLPEEQRNKITLILGDKK from the coding sequence ATGGATATCAACTTCAACAGTCTGATCGACCGCGCAGCCTTGGGTTATCTGAAAAGCAAAAAGCTGTTACCCGGCTTTAGCCATTTTGATGTGTGGCTGTATGAACACGCCGTGGCGTTTACCGTTGCCAAGATGATGGATAAGGACATGCTGGCAGATGTTCAGACGGCCTTAACCGATGCCATGCAAAACGGTACTACATTTGCCGATTTTAAAAAGCGGTTAAAACCGTATTTAATGGCGCGGGGCTGGTGGGGAGAATCGGTCATGCTTGACCCTGTGGACGGCGTGCCGAAAATGGTGCAGCTCGGCAGCACCCGACGCCTGCGCACCATTTTTCACACCAACCTGCAAACCAGCTATGCAGCCGGACAATGGGCGCGGATTCAGAACCGCAAGGCTGCCCTGCCGTATCTTAAATACATTCCCAGCGCGGCCACGCACAAACGCGACGCGCATAAGCCTTATTACAATCTAATCTTGCCGGTTGAGCATGAGCTGTGGAATACGATATTCCCACCCAACGGCTACGGCTGCCTGTGCGGCGTGCGCCAGCTCACCAAAACGCAAGCCTTGCGCGAACGTGGCGAAGATATTGCCAAAGACCCCGACGGCTTTACCGATGCCCAAAAAGAAGCGCACAGGCAAGGCCGCTTGGAAGACAGCCCGAAAATCCAAACCATAGAATTTACCAATCCGCGCACCGGCCAAACGGTACGCATTCCCGCCGACATTACGCCAAGTTTCGCCCACAATCACGGCGACCGCGTGGGTGCGCTGCAACAGCTTTTCGGCGAACGACACGGGCAAGATGCGCTTGATAAAATGATTGCCGAGCGTGAGGCGTACCTTGATGCCAAGCTGCGGCCTGTCGGTGTGAGCGTTACCAGCTTTGCGGGATTAAAGGCCGATAAAGCCGAAGTTGCCCGCCTGCTGGAAGACAAGGCGCAGAAAAAACAGATGCATCATGAAGCCGAAGCTGCCGACCTGTGGCAGCAGGTATATGGCGTGAAACTGGAGCGTTACGGCTTGCCCAATAAAAATCCGCCTGATTTTTTGGTGGTATCCGAAGGTGCACCCGAAACATGGCCTACATTGGATTTTATGTTTACGGCCGATCTGTCCAATGAGTTCAAGATTAACGGATTTAATACGCACCTTACTAGAATGTGGCCCGATGTCGAAGACAATATCCAAAGACACTTGAAAAAAGCCGATATTGTGCCTTTGGATTTGCGTCCGCTCAATGCACTAAACCGCGCTAAGGTTATTGCCTATGTGGTATCATTGCCGGAAGAACAACGTAATAAAATCACTTTGATATTGGGGGATAAAAAATGA